From one Bacteroidota bacterium genomic stretch:
- a CDS encoding methyltransferase domain-containing protein, protein MDANYWENRYRNGATGWDIGSPSTPLKEFIDTLTNQDIDILIPGCGNAYEGSYLFQSGFRKVKILDYASDPLLEFRSKNPDFPQENLIHDDFFNHEGHYDLIIEQTFFCALSPELRRAYAEKMERLLKPGGRLVGLLFNCSFEQEGPPFGGEESEYRQYFDKKFIIHKMEACYNSIAPRAGKELFINLIKP, encoded by the coding sequence ATGGACGCGAACTATTGGGAAAACAGATACCGTAATGGAGCAACAGGTTGGGATATCGGATCTCCATCTACACCGCTGAAAGAGTTTATTGATACGTTGACCAATCAGGATATCGATATTTTAATTCCGGGATGCGGGAATGCGTATGAGGGATCCTATCTTTTTCAATCCGGATTCAGGAAGGTAAAAATTCTTGATTATGCTTCGGATCCTCTGCTTGAATTCAGGTCAAAGAATCCGGACTTCCCGCAGGAGAATTTAATACATGATGACTTTTTCAATCATGAAGGCCACTACGATCTGATCATTGAACAAACATTTTTCTGCGCGCTTTCTCCGGAATTAAGACGTGCGTATGCAGAAAAAATGGAGCGTTTGCTCAAGCCGGGTGGTCGACTCGTTGGATTACTTTTCAATTGTAGTTTTGAACAGGAAGGTCCGCCATTTGGAGGGGAGGAATCCGAGTACAGGCAATATTTCGATAAGAAATTCATTATACATAAGATGGAAGCCTGTTATAACTCGATTGCACCCCGGGCCGGTAAAGAACTCTTTATCAACCTGATCAAACCATAA
- a CDS encoding diacylglycerol kinase family lipid kinase: MKRLRVLINPIAGHGLAPTIAKLIDSSPLIGQYEVDTQTTEYAGHAAVLAEEAVRLNYAGVIAVGGDGTVNEIAARLVNTSTALGIIPSGSGNGLARHLGYSLKFQTCLRQIAPAEIRKIDTLSINNHFGLNVSGLGFDGFVAWRFNQEGKRGLSNYTRIALSEYFKYPSIRFQLRIDNKTISTDGHMLVIANASQFGNAAIIAPLAELNDGYMDIVTVRKPPLLQMPELFYRLFNGSLKESNYLKSYKCKSFQAVADRPVHLHVDGEAHSPISSIDVKINPLSLLVFMPQNDLKI; the protein is encoded by the coding sequence ATGAAGAGATTACGCGTCCTCATTAACCCGATTGCCGGACATGGCCTTGCACCCACTATCGCTAAACTGATAGATAGTTCACCACTCATCGGGCAATATGAAGTGGATACGCAAACCACCGAATACGCAGGACATGCAGCAGTTTTGGCAGAAGAAGCAGTGCGGTTAAATTATGCTGGTGTTATCGCGGTGGGTGGAGATGGAACGGTCAATGAGATCGCCGCACGGCTGGTGAATACGTCAACAGCACTGGGCATAATTCCTTCAGGATCCGGAAATGGTTTAGCAAGACATCTCGGCTATTCCTTAAAATTTCAAACCTGTTTACGACAAATTGCACCTGCAGAAATCAGGAAAATCGATACCCTTTCCATCAACAATCATTTTGGATTAAATGTTTCCGGACTCGGATTCGATGGATTTGTAGCATGGCGATTCAATCAGGAAGGAAAGCGGGGACTCAGCAATTATACCCGCATCGCCTTAAGCGAATATTTCAAATACCCCTCCATCCGGTTTCAACTAAGGATTGATAATAAAACCATCTCCACAGATGGACATATGCTCGTTATCGCCAATGCTTCACAATTTGGGAATGCCGCCATCATTGCCCCATTGGCTGAACTAAATGATGGCTATATGGATATTGTCACTGTGAGAAAACCGCCATTGTTACAAATGCCGGAGTTGTTCTATAGATTGTTCAATGGAAGTTTAAAAGAAAGCAATTATTTGAAATCCTATAAATGTAAATCGTTTCAAGCGGTTGCTGACAGGCCGGTACATTTACATGTGGATGGAGAAGCACACTCGCCAATTAGCAGTATTGATGTGAAAATAAATCCACTATCCTTACTCGTATTTATGCCACAAAATGATTTGAAAATTTGA
- a CDS encoding LTA synthase family protein — protein sequence MLNTPYTIIKSWNDQLLAEPDFMSLNQANDLLPVHFDSKSDSAFRPYNVVLITMESFSFEHISYYYPGKNTTPFFDSLLRNTISFPNTFANAKRSIEGIPAVITSLPALMDQPFINSAYNVNKINSLASLLKPLGYRSGFFHGGNNGTMGFDNFTRLAGYEKYFGKNEFDGDLKDYDGHWGIFDHSYFSFMIRQLNSWKPPFHAAFFSISSHHPYKVPASYQNRIDLTTPPIEQGMAYADAALADFFREASQQSWYNNTIFVITSDHSGPAGTAYSANRLGAYHIPLLFIIPGEEKYKVHLETAQQCDILPSVLHLLNYSGKYSSFGRNLFDSEKGWSVNYSNNSWQLITDQYILLFDGQESTHLYSREDIYLKKNLIRKESAAVPEMENFLKAILQQYRYSLIHNQLVKP from the coding sequence GTGCTGAATACTCCTTATACGATTATAAAATCATGGAATGATCAGTTATTAGCAGAACCGGATTTTATGAGTTTGAATCAGGCCAATGACCTACTTCCGGTTCACTTTGATAGTAAATCAGATTCCGCATTTCGTCCGTATAATGTGGTGTTGATTACTATGGAAAGTTTTTCCTTTGAACACATCAGTTATTACTATCCCGGAAAGAACACAACCCCATTCTTTGATTCATTGCTCCGAAACACGATCTCTTTTCCCAATACTTTTGCCAATGCGAAACGATCCATAGAAGGAATTCCGGCAGTGATAACATCTCTTCCTGCGTTAATGGATCAGCCTTTTATAAATTCCGCCTACAATGTCAATAAAATCAACAGCCTTGCTTCTTTGTTGAAACCGCTGGGGTACCGTTCCGGATTTTTTCATGGAGGTAACAATGGCACCATGGGCTTTGATAATTTTACCCGACTTGCAGGATATGAAAAGTATTTTGGAAAAAATGAATTTGACGGAGATCTAAAAGATTACGATGGTCACTGGGGAATTTTTGACCATAGCTATTTTTCGTTCATGATTCGTCAGTTGAATTCCTGGAAGCCACCTTTTCATGCCGCCTTCTTTTCCATCTCTTCACATCATCCTTACAAAGTACCTGCCTCCTATCAAAATAGAATAGATTTGACTACTCCTCCTATTGAACAAGGCATGGCTTATGCAGATGCAGCCCTCGCCGATTTCTTCCGGGAAGCCAGTCAACAAAGTTGGTATAACAACACCATTTTCGTCATTACTTCCGATCATAGCGGTCCGGCCGGAACAGCATATAGCGCCAATCGTTTAGGCGCTTATCATATCCCATTGCTATTTATCATTCCGGGTGAAGAAAAATATAAAGTACATCTTGAAACGGCTCAGCAATGTGACATCCTGCCGTCGGTTTTACATCTGTTGAATTATAGTGGCAAATACAGTAGTTTCGGAAGAAATTTATTTGATTCAGAAAAAGGATGGTCCGTTAATTATTCCAATAACTCCTGGCAGTTGATCACGGATCAATACATCCTCTTATTTGACGGACAAGAAAGCACACATCTTTACAGCAGAGAAGATATTTATTTAAAAAAGAATCTTATCAGAAAAGAATCAGCAGCAGTTCCGGAGATGGAAAATTTCCTCAAAGCCATCTTGCAGCAATACCGCTACTCTCTTATCCACAATCAGCTTGTTAAACCATGA
- a CDS encoding DUF5011 domain-containing protein: protein MKKALFIVGLLATTFLFITGCSKDDTEAPVISLTAPINVTLNIGEAFVDPGYSASDNEDGDITSRVSVDLSDLDENTAGEYVVTYSVTDDAGNSASESRNVTVQNSLTPNNIAGTWNVSEVCGGGPSTYIDTISYSDVQNGRVLFTRFANYLNGAVYADINISGGTVNIPTQNVVCGQAPAANRQFSGNGTYSNVGGVFSMSITYTEVTNGTSVTCTGAYTK from the coding sequence ATGAAAAAAGCACTATTTATTGTTGGCTTGTTAGCCACTACCTTCTTATTTATAACCGGTTGCAGTAAAGATGACACCGAAGCTCCAGTAATTTCATTAACCGCTCCAATTAATGTTACTTTAAACATCGGAGAAGCATTTGTTGACCCGGGATATTCAGCGAGTGATAATGAAGATGGAGATATTACATCTAGAGTATCCGTAGATCTGAGTGATTTGGATGAAAATACAGCCGGAGAATACGTTGTTACCTATTCAGTTACGGATGATGCTGGAAATTCAGCATCAGAATCTCGTAATGTTACTGTTCAAAATAGCTTGACTCCCAATAATATAGCAGGAACTTGGAATGTTTCTGAGGTTTGCGGTGGGGGGCCATCTACCTACATTGACACAATTTCTTATTCTGATGTTCAAAACGGACGAGTATTGTTTACAAGATTCGCAAATTATTTGAATGGTGCTGTTTATGCTGATATCAATATTAGTGGTGGAACGGTAAACATCCCTACTCAAAATGTAGTTTGTGGTCAGGCTCCTGCAGCAAACCGTCAGTTCAGCGGAAACGGTACTTACAGCAATGTCGGGGGTGTGTTTTCTATGTCTATTACCTATACTGAAGTAACTAATGGAACATCCGTTACTTGTACTGGAGCTTATACCAAATAG
- a CDS encoding PhoH family protein, whose translation MPKAPAIKNKDRKIFVLDTSAILFDHNAFFNFKEHDVAIPITVLEEIDRFKKGNDVINYEAREFIRSIDRLSASFSLQDWIPLNGPTKGKFKVLMHEKSSTIDADIVFGERKADHRIINAALSVQEENPGRRVVLVSKDINLRLKARSLNLASEDYETGKVKDIKDLYTGKSIIENTTKKVIDKIYQDGWCAWKDVVKVRPIKNHYFILRSKTETSSALAWYNPHTDRIERIVKEPAAGIRPRNAEQAFAIHSVLNPNILLSTVMGVAGSGKTLLALASALEQKSRYRQIYLARPIVPLSNKDIGYLPGDIKSKINPYMEPLWDNLKFIQSQYKETDKEFQKINDMVENEKLHITPLAYIRGRSLSNICFIIDEAQNLTPHEVKTIITRAGEGTKIIFTGDIFQIDTPYLDSHSNGLSAIIDKMKDQELYSHITLEKGERSELSNLAGHLL comes from the coding sequence ATGCCTAAGGCCCCCGCCATTAAAAATAAAGACCGTAAAATATTTGTCCTTGACACGTCAGCGATACTTTTTGATCACAATGCTTTCTTTAATTTTAAAGAACATGATGTTGCCATTCCTATCACCGTCCTCGAAGAAATAGATCGCTTCAAAAAAGGGAATGATGTCATCAATTACGAAGCAAGAGAATTTATCAGGTCTATCGATCGCCTCTCTGCGAGTTTCTCACTGCAGGATTGGATACCGCTAAATGGACCCACAAAAGGAAAGTTCAAAGTGCTGATGCATGAAAAAAGCAGCACTATTGATGCAGATATTGTTTTTGGCGAACGAAAAGCAGACCATCGTATCATCAATGCCGCGTTAAGTGTGCAGGAAGAAAATCCCGGACGTCGTGTGGTTCTGGTCAGTAAGGACATCAACCTTCGCCTGAAAGCCCGCTCCCTGAACCTGGCTTCAGAGGATTATGAAACCGGAAAGGTGAAGGACATCAAAGACCTTTATACAGGGAAGTCCATCATTGAAAACACAACAAAGAAAGTCATTGACAAAATCTACCAGGATGGCTGGTGTGCCTGGAAGGATGTTGTTAAAGTTCGTCCGATAAAGAACCACTATTTCATCTTAAGAAGTAAAACAGAAACCAGTTCGGCATTGGCCTGGTACAATCCACACACGGATAGAATTGAAAGGATAGTGAAAGAGCCGGCGGCAGGAATTCGTCCGCGCAATGCAGAGCAAGCCTTTGCCATTCACTCTGTATTAAATCCAAATATTTTGCTCTCTACGGTAATGGGTGTTGCAGGATCGGGAAAGACATTACTGGCGTTGGCTTCTGCACTGGAACAAAAGAGCAGGTACCGGCAGATTTATCTGGCCCGACCGATTGTCCCTCTCAGTAATAAGGACATCGGCTATTTGCCGGGAGATATTAAATCCAAGATTAACCCGTACATGGAGCCCTTATGGGACAACCTGAAATTCATACAAAGTCAGTACAAGGAAACGGATAAGGAATTTCAGAAAATCAACGACATGGTGGAAAATGAAAAACTGCATATCACTCCACTGGCCTATATAAGAGGGAGAAGTTTGAGTAATATCTGTTTTATCATTGATGAGGCGCAAAATCTGACACCGCATGAAGTAAAAACCATTATCACGAGAGCGGGAGAAGGGACAAAAATTATTTTCACGGGAGATATTTTCCAGATCGATACTCCCTACCTCGATTCACATAGCAATGGGTTGAGTGCCATCATTGACAAGATGAAGGATCAGGAATTGTATTCCCATATTACCCTCGAAAAAGGAGAAAGAAGTGAATTATCTAATCTGGCAGGTCATTTACTATAG
- a CDS encoding response regulator transcription factor, translated as MKNPINLLIADDHPLFRQGLKTALSDCSFINEIYEANNGQEVLQFCDVKAIDLVLLDIHMPVLNGIECATQLLQKKPDIKIIAITSFEDKWHIELMLDIGAKGYLLKSVTKPELELSISSVMDGKMFFSPELVGKMLYRSAEFMHKEPGLDISELHEREKVIIKLIYEEYSSQEIADKLNISENTVKTYRKSLFAKTGSKNVVGLMKYALKQGWF; from the coding sequence ATGAAAAACCCCATCAACCTATTGATAGCAGACGACCATCCCTTATTCAGGCAAGGTTTAAAAACTGCATTGAGTGATTGCTCTTTTATCAATGAAATTTACGAAGCCAATAATGGACAAGAAGTACTTCAGTTTTGTGATGTAAAGGCTATTGATCTTGTGCTGCTGGATATTCATATGCCGGTTTTAAATGGAATAGAATGCGCAACACAATTGCTTCAAAAAAAACCGGACATTAAAATCATTGCCATCACTTCATTCGAAGATAAATGGCATATTGAACTCATGCTGGATATTGGTGCAAAGGGCTATCTGCTCAAAAGTGTAACCAAGCCGGAACTGGAACTTTCTATTTCCAGCGTAATGGACGGGAAAATGTTTTTCTCCCCGGAGTTAGTTGGAAAGATGCTTTACCGTTCAGCAGAATTTATGCATAAGGAACCGGGATTAGATATCAGCGAATTGCATGAACGGGAGAAAGTCATCATTAAACTTATCTACGAAGAATACAGCTCTCAGGAAATCGCTGATAAATTGAATATTTCGGAAAATACGGTCAAGACTTACCGAAAATCACTATTTGCAAAAACCGGTTCCAAGAATGTGGTAGGCCTTATGAAATACGCACTGAAACAAGGCTGGTTCTGA
- a CDS encoding sensor histidine kinase yields the protein MFAQTIHFTSVIIFLCIAFLSLALFLLYIVYKNNLTNINRRSELLQAMLKAQEGERERLAMDLHDGLGAKISALRLEHESLSGKISGEHVEKSKQIQQLIEEISQDVRIISRNLVPYDLERYGLIYELDKLQYNIETVYNKRFIFNTENMEGRLPYFAELNIFRMIQELVNNTLKHSGATEIHLSFINDNKTISLRYHDNGKGLLNENEKKGMGLSNINTRAEHLHGKVQIKENTGDGFEAVITIPIDGFQYL from the coding sequence GTGTTTGCCCAAACCATCCACTTCACTTCAGTAATTATCTTCCTTTGTATTGCTTTTCTGAGTCTTGCCCTATTTTTACTCTATATAGTGTATAAGAACAATCTGACAAACATTAATCGCCGTTCTGAATTGCTTCAGGCTATGTTAAAGGCTCAGGAAGGGGAAAGAGAACGATTGGCGATGGATCTTCATGATGGTTTAGGTGCGAAAATTTCAGCTTTACGTCTGGAACATGAATCACTTTCAGGTAAAATAAGCGGAGAGCATGTCGAAAAATCAAAACAAATTCAACAACTTATTGAAGAGATCAGTCAGGATGTACGCATCATCAGCAGAAATCTTGTCCCCTATGATCTGGAACGTTACGGATTAATTTATGAGCTGGATAAACTTCAGTATAATATTGAAACCGTTTATAACAAAAGATTTATTTTTAACACAGAAAATATGGAAGGTCGCCTCCCCTATTTTGCCGAACTAAATATCTTTCGAATGATTCAGGAACTTGTAAATAACACCCTAAAACATTCAGGTGCAACCGAGATCCACCTTTCTTTCATTAATGACAATAAAACGATCAGCCTTCGCTATCATGATAACGGAAAAGGGTTATTGAATGAAAATGAAAAAAAAGGAATGGGCCTCTCTAATATCAATACGAGAGCGGAACATCTGCATGGTAAAGTGCAAATTAAGGAGAATACCGGAGATGGTTTCGAAGCGGTGATAACAATACCTATTGACGGCTTTCAATATCTATGA
- a CDS encoding BatA domain-containing protein: MIHFLAPQYLYGLLLLAIPVIIHLFNFRRYKKVLFTNVRFLQELKEETSRVSKLKHLLILLSRLLALLFLILAFAQPFIPSGQAAQGRTDEPVSVFIDNSFSMDAVSSQGTLLEMARLKAREVIRSYPASTRFQVLTNDFEAFQQRLISRDDAVDEVDRIKLSPVSRRLSEVVLRQKEAFSSASSANGTSYIISDFQKSTADFNVVKQDSSLNITLVALPLQETANVFIDSCWLSSPVVQINQPAELSVRIRNSSEKDAENVPVRLLLNGSQKAVASLSIPSGQSVSTTFSFTISQPGWQKAELSITDHPITFDDSYFFSFEVREKLNVLAVYEGNPSPYLPALFSNDPYFNYSSSGIGNVDYSGFAKQDLIVVDDISTFSSGLSDELKKYIDAGGSLCLFPDSAAELNSWRLFLNLVGADGITGLNTNADKVVQVEMQHPLFDGVFDPQKMKEGKIDYPSAMKYFELATVSQSRKQVLMKLQGGASFLSYYPAGRGNVYLFAVPLSPGFSNLSRHAIFAPLLYRMAVLSVKPFAFANTLGRTEPIVLNTAPPGGDEVFHLVNKKLNSDIIPGVKMMNSGLLIDVGEEITSSGHFELMKGNVVNAVLAFNFDRNESLMTFFTEDEISQELSNAGLSNWTLLKSTVQDVGKTLSVLNKGFSLWKYAIVLALLFLLMETLLIRFWKTA; the protein is encoded by the coding sequence GTGATTCATTTCCTGGCACCTCAATATCTCTACGGACTCCTGCTCCTTGCCATTCCGGTTATTATTCATTTATTTAACTTTAGAAGATATAAGAAAGTCCTTTTTACCAATGTTCGCTTTCTTCAGGAACTCAAAGAGGAAACCTCCCGTGTTAGCAAATTAAAGCATCTCCTCATCTTGTTATCACGGTTGCTGGCATTGCTCTTTTTAATACTGGCATTTGCTCAGCCATTTATTCCTTCCGGTCAGGCAGCGCAAGGCAGAACGGATGAGCCGGTTTCTGTGTTTATTGATAATTCATTCAGCATGGATGCGGTTTCCAGTCAGGGTACATTGCTGGAGATGGCCCGTCTGAAAGCAAGGGAAGTGATCCGTTCTTACCCGGCCTCTACACGTTTTCAGGTGCTGACCAACGACTTTGAAGCCTTTCAGCAGCGGTTGATTAGCAGAGATGATGCAGTGGATGAAGTGGACCGTATTAAATTATCTCCCGTCAGCCGTCGTTTGAGTGAAGTGGTGTTAAGGCAGAAGGAAGCTTTTAGTTCGGCATCGTCCGCCAACGGTACTTCATATATTATCAGTGACTTTCAGAAAAGCACGGCGGACTTTAATGTAGTAAAACAGGATTCGTCGCTGAATATTACCTTAGTGGCATTGCCGCTGCAGGAAACGGCCAACGTATTTATTGATTCCTGCTGGTTGAGTAGTCCGGTCGTTCAAATCAATCAGCCCGCTGAATTAAGCGTCAGAATACGGAACAGCAGTGAGAAAGATGCGGAAAATGTGCCGGTACGTTTGCTGTTAAATGGTTCACAAAAGGCAGTGGCCTCTCTGAGCATCCCCTCCGGCCAATCTGTGAGTACAACCTTTAGTTTTACCATAAGTCAGCCGGGTTGGCAGAAAGCGGAACTCAGCATCACGGATCACCCGATTACTTTTGACGATAGCTATTTCTTTTCTTTTGAAGTCAGAGAGAAATTGAATGTGCTCGCTGTTTACGAGGGGAATCCTTCGCCTTATCTCCCCGCCTTGTTCAGCAATGATCCTTATTTCAATTACAGTAGCTCAGGCATTGGCAATGTGGATTATTCCGGATTTGCAAAGCAGGATCTGATTGTGGTGGATGACATCTCCACTTTTTCCAGTGGACTTTCAGATGAACTCAAAAAATATATCGATGCCGGTGGTTCCCTATGTCTGTTTCCGGATTCGGCAGCTGAACTAAATTCCTGGCGGTTGTTTTTGAATTTAGTAGGTGCGGATGGCATCACCGGATTGAATACGAATGCCGATAAAGTGGTGCAGGTGGAGATGCAACATCCATTGTTTGATGGAGTTTTTGATCCCCAAAAAATGAAGGAAGGCAAGATAGATTACCCTTCCGCGATGAAGTATTTTGAGTTGGCCACGGTCTCGCAAAGCAGGAAACAAGTGCTGATGAAGTTACAGGGAGGCGCTTCGTTCCTTTCCTATTATCCGGCAGGACGTGGGAATGTTTATCTTTTTGCTGTACCACTGAGTCCGGGTTTCAGTAACCTCTCCCGTCATGCCATCTTCGCTCCCTTGTTATATAGAATGGCTGTGCTGAGTGTAAAACCTTTTGCATTTGCCAACACGCTGGGACGTACGGAGCCCATTGTTTTGAATACTGCTCCTCCGGGTGGTGATGAAGTTTTTCATTTGGTAAATAAGAAGTTGAATTCCGACATCATTCCTGGTGTGAAAATGATGAATAGTGGTTTGCTGATTGATGTGGGTGAAGAAATAACATCGTCCGGACACTTTGAACTGATGAAGGGAAATGTGGTGAATGCCGTGTTGGCTTTCAATTTTGACAGGAACGAATCATTGATGACATTTTTTACAGAGGATGAAATCAGTCAGGAGCTTTCCAATGCCGGCCTCAGCAATTGGACCCTCCTGAAGTCGACGGTGCAGGATGTCGGGAAAACATTATCCGTGTTAAACAAAGGATTTTCACTCTGGAAATATGCCATTGTCCTCGCGTTATTATTTTTACTGATGGAAACATTACTCATTAGATTCTGGAAAACTGCATGA
- a CDS encoding dihydroorotase: protein MNVLIKNVKINDPASGLNGKTGDVLIQNGRYHSFGKSLKAEKNVRVIDGDGGVLSPGWFDMRVYFKEPGEEQKETIRTGQDAAAKGGFTGVLLMPSTHPPLQSNADISFVKRQAMDHPVEVYPAGVLTENREGKDLSGMYDMKLSGAVAFTDDKRAVSNAGVMLRAMQYAGNVGAPVIAYADDAGLTAKLQTNESPVTTLLGFKGMPAIAEEMAIQRDCSLVAYSGQKLHISGVSTKEAVAALREAKKNKLPVTAEVYVYHLLLDDTGLNSFDSNFKVKPPLRAPEDGIALRKAVLDGTIDVVCSDHCPEDLESKDVEFDYAANGMIGLESFYGVLQESFKGKLNDERLYDLLVLNPRKILGLEVPSIQEGTTANFTIYHPSLKWKFTKDGIASKSVNTPFLEKEFTGKVLACGNGGVVVG, encoded by the coding sequence ATGAACGTACTCATCAAGAATGTAAAAATCAACGACCCTGCCTCAGGTTTGAATGGTAAAACAGGAGATGTGTTGATTCAAAATGGCCGCTATCATAGCTTCGGTAAATCGCTGAAGGCAGAGAAAAATGTGCGCGTGATTGATGGTGACGGTGGAGTGCTGAGTCCGGGTTGGTTTGATATGCGCGTGTATTTTAAAGAGCCGGGAGAAGAACAGAAGGAGACTATACGGACAGGACAAGATGCCGCCGCGAAGGGTGGATTTACCGGAGTCCTCTTAATGCCTTCTACTCATCCTCCCTTGCAATCGAATGCTGATATTTCCTTCGTGAAGCGGCAGGCGATGGATCATCCGGTAGAGGTGTATCCCGCGGGTGTGTTGACCGAGAACAGAGAAGGAAAAGATCTTTCCGGAATGTATGATATGAAGCTCAGCGGTGCTGTTGCCTTTACAGATGATAAAAGAGCGGTTTCCAATGCCGGAGTGATGTTACGCGCGATGCAGTATGCAGGAAACGTGGGTGCACCGGTGATTGCTTACGCGGATGATGCAGGACTGACCGCTAAGTTGCAAACGAATGAAAGTCCTGTCACCACCCTGCTTGGTTTTAAAGGGATGCCTGCCATTGCAGAGGAGATGGCGATACAAAGAGATTGCAGTCTTGTAGCCTATTCAGGACAAAAATTACATATTAGCGGAGTAAGTACAAAGGAGGCGGTTGCTGCCCTGCGCGAAGCGAAGAAAAATAAATTGCCGGTAACAGCAGAAGTATACGTGTATCATCTCTTACTCGATGATACCGGACTCAATAGTTTCGACAGTAACTTTAAAGTGAAGCCACCCTTGCGTGCACCCGAGGATGGCATTGCATTACGAAAGGCGGTATTGGACGGAACCATTGATGTGGTCTGCAGTGATCATTGTCCGGAAGATCTGGAGTCGAAAGATGTGGAGTTCGATTATGCGGCAAACGGCATGATCGGTCTGGAGAGTTTTTATGGTGTACTTCAGGAATCTTTTAAAGGAAAATTAAATGATGAACGATTGTATGATTTACTGGTGCTGAATCCACGAAAAATATTAGGGCTGGAAGTGCCATCCATTCAGGAGGGAACTACAGCAAATTTCACGATCTATCATCCATCACTCAAATGGAAGTTTACAAAGGACGGCATTGCCTCAAAATCCGTTAACACCCCTTTTTTAGAGAAAGAATTTACCGGGAAAGTGTTGGCTTGTGGGAATGGTGGGGTAGTGGTGGGGTGA